One stretch of Pedobacter riviphilus DNA includes these proteins:
- a CDS encoding TlpA family protein disulfide reductase, translating into MMKNLTFLLLLIGTTVFAQESNNGKKLWAKSILNEKAPDLIVEKWISKQPDTKGKFVLIDFWATWCGPCRAYIPTLNDIQKKYADKIVIIGVSDEAAEKVEAFNNPKINYFEAIDTKGTVKDSLQVKGIPHAILIDPKGIVRWEGFPLLQGNQLTEEVIKGLLEKYKN; encoded by the coding sequence ATGATGAAAAATTTAACATTTCTCTTGCTGTTGATCGGTACGACGGTTTTTGCCCAGGAATCAAACAATGGTAAAAAATTGTGGGCAAAATCTATCCTGAACGAAAAAGCGCCAGACCTGATTGTTGAAAAATGGATTTCAAAGCAGCCTGATACCAAAGGGAAGTTTGTACTGATCGATTTTTGGGCAACCTGGTGCGGACCATGCAGGGCATATATCCCTACATTAAACGATATTCAAAAGAAATATGCCGATAAAATTGTAATTATTGGTGTTTCTGATGAAGCGGCTGAAAAAGTAGAAGCTTTTAATAACCCTAAAATCAACTATTTTGAAGCCATAGATACTAAGGGGACTGTAAAAGATTCGCTCCAGGTTAAAGGCATTCCGCATGCTATACTTATCGATCCGAAAGGAATTGTAAGGTGGGAGGGTTTCCCCTTATTGCAAGGAAATCAATTAACCGAAGAAGTAATAAAAGGACTTTTAGAAAAGTATAAAAATTAA